The Bos indicus x Bos taurus breed Angus x Brahman F1 hybrid chromosome 11, Bos_hybrid_MaternalHap_v2.0, whole genome shotgun sequence genome includes a region encoding these proteins:
- the LOC113900731 gene encoding D-aminoacyl-tRNA deacylase 2 produces MADSGRTPQARALLQQCLHARLQVRPAEGDVEAEWVEVQRGLVIYVCFFKGADKELLPKMVNTLLNVKLSETENGKHVSILDLPGNILIIPQATLGGRVKGRSMQYHCNSGKEEGLELYSQFVNLCKKELAANSKCAEAGVVVKHGTYGNRQVLKLDTNGPYTHLIEF; encoded by the coding sequence ATGGCTGACAGTGGCAGAACGCCTCAGGCCCGGGCTCTCctgcagcagtgcctgcatgcCCGGCTGCAAGTACGCCCGGCCGAGGGGGACGTCGAGGCCGAATGGGTGGAGGTTCAAAGAGGATTAGTGATCTACGTGTGCTTTTTCAAGGGAGCTGATAAAGAACTTCTTCCCAAAATGGTTAATACACTGTTAAATGTGAAATTAAGTGAAACAGAAAATGGCAAGCACGTCTCTATATTGGATCTACCTGGCAACATTCTTATCATCCCTCAAGCCACCCTTGGGGGTAGAGTAAAAGGAAGAAGCATGCAGTATCACTGTAACTCTGGAAAAGAAGAGGGATTAGAACTTTATTCCCAATTTGTGAATCTCTGTAAAAAAGAATTAGCTGCTAATAGCAAGTGTGCTGAAGCTGGGGTTGTTGTGAAACACGGTACTTACGGCAATAGGCAGGTGTTAAAGCTCGACACCAATGGACCGTACACACACCTAATTGAGTTTTGA